Part of the Chitinivibrionia bacterium genome, GGAACTCGCTAACACCGTATCGGGTAGCCTTATGCGCAATTTGGAGCCGCAAGTAGGCGAATTTACCTTAGAAATTCCTGAGTTTGAAATCGGTAAAAGTGTAAATACGAAAGCATTTTTCAAAGATAAATACATTACCGACAGCGGATTTCCGATAACAGTCGCAATGACGAAAATTTGATTTTTTGCATTTTTACTTTTTTTAGTTTGGGGCGTATGTAATACGTCCCAAACTTTTTTTGTGCTTACGGAACAAATTCCACGGGAATGCCGACCACGTTTCTGCCTTGCGGAAAGTTGGCAACTCCGTGTCGCTCGTCAAAAACCACCACCCAAATCCAACCTGTATCGCCCACGTTAATATTGTTTTGGTTAAGAATTATATTATGACTATATCTATAACCACCTTCGAAAGTTGCCATATTTACAAATCCGCCGTTTTCTATTTCGATTTTGCCGTGTATTGAACTGCTGAAAAACACGCGCAACTTGAAACTTTCCTCGCTTAATTGCGGATTTGGTGAAAACGCTTGCTCTAAAGTGTAAAATCTATCGGCGTCAGGAAATACAATAGCTACTACTGTTCCCGTTCGCTCGTGCCTGCTTAAGGAAATTCTTATAGGATTGTTATGATTGCTATAGCTATCGCCAATCATCCAGCCACCCTGAAAAAACTCCAAATAAGGCGTTTCCGGATTTTTATTAGTACGAGCCCAAAATCGATAAAAACCATTGCCGAAATCATAGTAAAATAATCTCCCGTGCCACCTTGCGGTATGGCGTATTACTATGCGCGGAGTGTTCGGAATTTCCAAATATATTTCGTACATAGCCGATAATATTTGCGCTAAACCGTCTATCCTTGGTCGCTGATGTTGCGGTATTTGCGATTGCGACTGCCAACTATTTGCTAATATTTCAAGGAAAGTCAAGCCGCCTGCTTTAGTAAAAATATCGCTTGGAAACCCTTCTATATTATCAAAATTAATGTTAAAAATTCTTTGTAATTCGGTTAAATCGTTCGGAATTACATCGGCATTATGGAGTATATCTTCGGGAAGCCTAAACGTAGCATACACCATTTGTCCACCCATTACATCTTCTATATGCCAAGCAATATTTCCAAGATTTACGTCGCTTCCTCTGGGCGTTATTCTACCAAACTCGTCGGTAAAAATGTTCCAATTAGCTTTCCAAGTTATATCGGAAAGAGAAATCCTTTTACCTGTAAAAAAAACCTCTAACCACACAATATCTCCGGGAGCGGTTTCTGCCCATAAATTCCAATCAAGATTAAGAAATTGGTACGAAATCGGGCGTACCATATCTTCGTTTATTTTGTCGTAATGCTGTTCAAAATCGAAACCGCAGGCGACAAAAAACGCCGAGAAAGCTAAACTCAAAAAGAGTAAAATATTCCTAAAAATCAAAACGTACTCCTAAACTCGGAATAATCGGCATCGAAATAACGTGCCGTTCCGTGTAAAAATCGTTGTGTATAATAAATTCGGGGCTCGCATATACAAAAAACAGCAGATTTTGAATGTCGAAATACATCGACAATGCTGTCCTTTGAAACTGCCAACGCTTATCCACGCGAAAATCAAACTGAAAAAACGGATCCATTCGCTCGCTATTCGGCACTCCCCTTATCGGAACAACGCTGTTCGACGTTAAGTGATATTCCGTGCCGATAATCGGCGTTGTGGGGTTGCCCGTGGTGTATCGAAGCCGACCGCCGATTTCCCAATTTCGCGGCAATCTGTATGAAGCCAAAAGTTGAAAATTATGCGTTTGGTCAAAAGAAAAATTTACCCATTGATTTGGCGCAAGAGTGTCTGTGCTCGGATTTCTGCGCTCGCTTTTGGACAAAGTGTAGGCAATCCATCCGAAAAATCGCTCGTTGTTGTCGTGGCGAAGCATAATTTCTATGCCGCGAGAACGCCCGATACCGTCGCCAATATACATATTTATATCGTCGATACTTTCGGCGGCTCTTATGTCGTGGGCAGTTGCCGCGCGCGGAATGTTCCACTGCCTGTTTATGTAGGTTTGCACGTCAAGCGAAATAAGGTCGGTTATCTGCCATTCGTGTCCCAAAACAAAGTGAGCGGCTTGGGTCGGCGGCAAATTCGGATTTCCCCAAACGCTGTCTATTACCATTCCCTGCGGCTTCGGCGACTGATTGTAAGTGCCGATTGCGCCTTTTATCAGATGCTCGTTATTAAGCGAAAACCGCGAAGACAAACGAAACGACGGCAAACCGCCGTGATTAAGTTCTGCGTAATAATCGTAGCGAATACCGGGGATAATGAGCCAATTGTCAATTGGGCGCAGTTCGACATTCGTAAAAACGCCCGTTCGCGCAAAGAGCCAATCATTTCGCTCTAAACGCACGGTTCCCCGATGGTTAACTAAGTCCAATTCCATATCCACAAGCCCCAAATATCCGTCAAATCCGAAATTAAATGTCGCCTGCTCGCTCTGCCGCCACGCAAGATTATCGTGCCAACGAAAACCTCGCACCCAAGTCTCGGAACGCGCAAAACCAAGCGCGCCGAAAGAAGAATAAATATGCTCGGTTTTGAACGTGAAAAAATTATGCAGGTTATCGTTTATATCGAAATCCCAATTTATCCCGTTTATACTGAAAAACATTCGCTGAGTGAGGGAGTTTGTCGCTTCTCTCAGTTCGTCGTTTCCCGTGCCTACAGCACTATCATCCATATCGTCGCCCAAAATTACCGCAAGCGAATCGTTGGATGAAAACGACGAAAATGTGAAATGATGCCTGTCGTTTGCCGCAAAATCGGCGCGAACAACGTAATCCCAATAGAACGGAGCAATCGTTATTATGCTGTCAGCGCCCGCAATTCGCATTCCCGCCTGAAGCAGTTCGCCGAAATGGCTTCGTCGCGCAGTCCCGAGCAAGCTCCATCGCGGACTTACGGGTCCTTCCAGCAAAAGGAACATATCGAGCATATTGAGGTCGGCGTGTCCCGTAAATTTTTCATTGTTTGCTCTGCGAGAGCGAAGTTTAACGACTGCGCCC contains:
- a CDS encoding TonB-dependent receptor, whose amino-acid sequence is MNINLKITLFLIFVFFATCVFAQDINDDDFEIILDDEFEVILEDEDDDVRAGLKPAPTVDIADVNGESADTAQSQEGGFVGSMPVQLEFVEAEYDSTLFEQGIEGDVVMHILINEEGRIDTVEIVESLHPILDEAAATAAMSFVFRPAMLYDSIPVAVIVQYVYRFAINTEVEEEEIWVETLPDPDAAHDTDFDDFEVVAFFRGLQTEVAVHRLTINEMRRIPGLSGDAVKVVQALPGVARPTATLGNIVVRGTAHHDSRFLLDGTDILLLYHFGGLKSTYNSEALESIEFFPGGWGVNFGDATGAVVKLRSRRANNEKFTGHADLNMLDMFLLLEGPVSPRWSLLGTARRSHFGELLQAGMRIAGADSIITIAPFYWDYVVRADFAANDRHHFTFSSFSSNDSLAVILGDDMDDSAVGTGNDELREATNSLTQRMFFSINGINWDFDINDNLHNFFTFKTEHIYSSFGALGFARSETWVRGFRWHDNLAWRQSEQATFNFGFDGYLGLVDMELDLVNHRGTVRLERNDWLFARTGVFTNVELRPIDNWLIIPGIRYDYYAELNHGGLPSFRLSSRFSLNNEHLIKGAIGTYNQSPKPQGMVIDSVWGNPNLPPTQAAHFVLGHEWQITDLISLDVQTYINRQWNIPRAATAHDIRAAESIDDINMYIGDGIGRSRGIEIMLRHDNNERFFGWIAYTLSKSERRNPSTDTLAPNQWVNFSFDQTHNFQLLASYRLPRNWEIGGRLRYTTGNPTTPIIGTEYHLTSNSVVPIRGVPNSERMDPFFQFDFRVDKRWQFQRTALSMYFDIQNLLFFVYASPEFIIHNDFYTERHVISMPIIPSLGVRFDF